In Bacillota bacterium, one genomic interval encodes:
- a CDS encoding ribosome biogenesis GTPase Der: protein MSKPVVAIVGRPNVGKSTLFNRIVGKRIAIVEDKPGITRDRLYQDTDWNGKEFTVIDTGGIDFDEADSITAKIRAQVNMAIRECDLILFLVDSKQGTVPADEETAAILRKAQKPVILVANKTDNFNNNTQFMEFFQLGLGEPLPISAVQGLNIGELLDAVTSALPEPVDAKTGNEAVRIAVIGRPNVGKSSLVNNILGEERVIVSDIPGTTRDAIDSPFFIEDNSYILIDTAGIRRKSRIDRSTEWYSVNRSFKAVERCDVALMLIDSVEGVTDQDKRIAGYAHDRGKATIIVVNKWDLVDKDEKTASRFMEHIRYNLSFLSYTPIIFVSALTGRGMHKVLSLVNYVAEQANMRISTASLNQLMEDAILHNPPPAKKGKRLKIFYATQAGVNPPTFLIFANDPDLVHFSYMRYVENRLRETYGFEGTPLRIVFRRRNTSN from the coding sequence ATGTCCAAGCCGGTTGTTGCCATTGTTGGGCGCCCCAATGTGGGGAAATCCACTCTTTTTAACCGTATCGTTGGAAAAAGAATTGCCATCGTCGAAGATAAACCGGGGATAACCCGGGATCGGCTGTATCAAGATACTGACTGGAACGGCAAGGAGTTTACAGTTATTGATACAGGTGGAATTGACTTTGATGAGGCGGACAGTATAACTGCCAAAATACGCGCGCAAGTAAACATGGCTATTCGTGAATGTGATTTGATACTGTTTCTTGTAGATTCCAAACAGGGAACAGTACCTGCAGATGAAGAGACTGCCGCCATACTCCGTAAAGCCCAAAAGCCGGTTATTTTAGTAGCAAATAAAACAGATAACTTTAACAATAATACCCAGTTTATGGAATTTTTTCAGTTGGGTTTAGGGGAACCTTTACCCATTTCTGCTGTCCAGGGTTTGAATATCGGTGAGCTTCTAGATGCAGTGACGTCTGCCTTACCGGAACCTGTTGATGCCAAGACCGGTAACGAAGCTGTACGGATAGCCGTGATCGGCCGTCCTAATGTTGGCAAATCTTCACTTGTAAATAATATTCTAGGTGAGGAAAGGGTAATTGTAAGTGACATACCGGGAACAACCCGGGATGCTATCGACAGTCCCTTTTTTATAGAAGATAATTCTTATATACTTATTGATACCGCGGGTATCAGAAGAAAAAGCCGTATTGACCGTTCCACTGAATGGTACAGTGTTAACCGTTCATTTAAAGCAGTGGAGAGATGCGATGTTGCTCTAATGCTCATTGATTCTGTGGAGGGTGTTACAGACCAGGATAAAAGAATTGCCGGTTACGCCCATGACAGGGGAAAAGCAACCATTATCGTAGTCAATAAGTGGGATTTAGTGGATAAGGATGAAAAGACGGCCAGCCGGTTCATGGAGCACATCAGGTATAACCTGTCCTTTTTATCGTATACGCCAATAATCTTTGTAAGTGCGCTGACCGGGCGGGGAATGCACAAAGTGTTAAGTTTGGTAAACTATGTGGCCGAACAAGCAAACATGCGAATTTCCACCGCCAGTTTAAATCAGCTTATGGAAGACGCAATCCTGCACAACCCACCTCCCGCAAAAAAAGGTAAGCGGCTTAAGATCTTTTATGCAACCCAGGCGGGTGTAAATCCCCCTACATTCTTAATTTTTGCCAACGATCCTGACCTGGTCCACTTCTCTTACATGCGTTACGTGGAAAACCGGCTCCGCGAAACTTATGGTTTTGAAGGAACCCCATTAAGAATTGTATTTCGCAGGCGGAATACTAGCAATTGA
- a CDS encoding NAD(P)H-dependent glycerol-3-phosphate dehydrogenase has product MANKIAVLGAGSWATAIAVTLARRHKAIYMWARRKDQVQEINENKKNSRYLPGVSLPEQIIASESMEEVISGAKAVVFGVPSHSFRTVLQEAKKILEPQAIIINVAKGLEENTQLRLSEVFKEEMGKEGVSRYVVLSGPSHAEEVARNIPTALVVASSDIESAQKAQQIFMDEHLRVYTNPDVIGVEVGGALKNIIALGTGIADGLGYGDNTSAALVTRGLAEITRLGINLGANPLTFIGLAGVGDLMVTCSSKHSRNRRAGTAIGKGYTLQEALDKVDMVVEGVRTTRAALKLAQRLNIEMPITEQMYNVLFKNLSPRAAVSNLMSRGKRHEMEEVVEARINWWPPSK; this is encoded by the coding sequence ATGGCCAATAAAATAGCAGTGTTGGGTGCAGGAAGCTGGGCTACTGCTATTGCAGTTACTCTTGCGCGTCGTCACAAGGCCATTTATATGTGGGCCAGGCGCAAGGATCAGGTTCAGGAGATCAACGAAAACAAAAAGAACAGCCGATACCTACCAGGAGTATCCCTTCCTGAGCAGATTATTGCTTCTGAATCGATGGAAGAAGTAATTTCGGGAGCCAAAGCTGTAGTTTTCGGTGTCCCTTCCCATTCCTTTCGTACAGTCTTGCAAGAAGCAAAAAAGATTTTAGAACCGCAAGCTATAATCATTAATGTGGCCAAGGGGCTGGAAGAGAATACGCAGTTAAGATTGTCAGAAGTGTTTAAGGAAGAAATGGGCAAAGAGGGTGTCAGTCGGTATGTAGTTCTTTCAGGTCCCAGCCATGCAGAAGAGGTGGCGCGTAACATTCCCACCGCCCTGGTGGTTGCTTCATCGGATATAGAATCGGCCCAAAAAGCCCAGCAGATATTTATGGATGAACACCTCCGAGTTTATACCAACCCCGACGTTATCGGCGTGGAGGTGGGGGGAGCGTTAAAAAACATAATTGCCCTGGGGACAGGTATTGCGGACGGATTGGGTTACGGTGATAATACCAGCGCAGCACTGGTAACACGTGGGCTTGCCGAAATCACACGCCTGGGGATCAATCTAGGTGCCAACCCCCTCACATTTATCGGCCTGGCGGGAGTTGGAGATCTAATGGTTACTTGTTCAAGCAAACACAGCCGCAACCGGAGAGCAGGCACAGCCATCGGAAAGGGGTATACTCTGCAGGAGGCTCTGGACAAGGTAGACATGGTGGTGGAGGGAGTACGCACCACTAGAGCGGCACTAAAGCTTGCTCAAAGGTTAAACATAGAGATGCCTATTACCGAACAGATGTATAATGTGCTATTCAAAAACCTTTCCCCGAGAGCCGCGGTAAGCAATTTAATGAGCCGGGGCAAACGGCATGAGATGGAGGAAGTAGTTGAAGCCAGAATAAACTGGTGGCCTCCCTCCAAGTGA
- the spoIVA gene encoding stage IV sporulation protein A gives MEKQDIFRDMVERTGGDIYLGVVGGVRTGKSTFIKKFMELMVLPNIENIYDQERATDELPQSGAGRTIMTTEPKFIPNEAVELEITPEIEVKVRLVDCVGYRVEGALGYDEDEGPRMVSTPWFDEPIPFEEAAEIGTRKVISDHSTMGILMTTDGSIIDIPRENYVEAEERVVEELKGINRPFLIILNAVNPFSEETLTLADELTEKYDVPVIPLNVMELTQQDIFMVLEKVLFEFPVNEVNISLPSWIEELQTKHWLREQFEDAVREVVQGVRRLRDIDGAVEKLGAYEFVETVQLEKMDMGTGSAGITVSSQPGLFYKVLEEETGFELEGEQQLFRLVKELAVAKREYDKFAPAMEEVMENGYGVVTPNVEEMQLEEPELIRQGSRFGVKLKAAAPSLHIIKADITTEITPIIGTEKQCEELVSYMLNQFEENPTKFWNSEIFGKSVNDLVREGIQNKLYRMPENAQRKLQETLQKIVNEGSGGLICIII, from the coding sequence ATGGAAAAGCAGGACATTTTCCGTGATATGGTTGAACGCACCGGGGGTGATATTTACCTCGGAGTAGTTGGCGGTGTTCGCACAGGCAAATCAACTTTTATTAAAAAGTTTATGGAACTTATGGTTTTACCGAATATTGAAAATATCTATGATCAGGAGCGCGCTACCGATGAACTCCCCCAGAGCGGAGCGGGACGGACCATAATGACCACGGAACCTAAATTCATTCCAAATGAGGCCGTGGAGTTAGAGATAACTCCCGAAATCGAAGTCAAAGTGCGCCTTGTTGACTGTGTGGGCTACCGGGTGGAAGGGGCGCTAGGTTATGATGAAGACGAAGGCCCACGCATGGTGTCCACGCCGTGGTTTGATGAACCAATTCCTTTTGAAGAGGCTGCCGAAATCGGAACCAGAAAAGTAATTAGCGACCACTCAACCATGGGCATTCTAATGACTACTGACGGGAGTATTATTGATATCCCCAGAGAGAATTACGTGGAAGCAGAAGAACGTGTAGTAGAAGAATTAAAAGGTATCAATCGTCCGTTTTTGATCATTCTCAATGCGGTTAATCCCTTTTCGGAAGAAACATTAACCCTGGCTGATGAGCTAACCGAAAAATATGATGTACCGGTAATTCCCTTAAATGTTATGGAATTAACCCAGCAAGATATTTTTATGGTGCTAGAGAAAGTGCTTTTTGAATTCCCGGTGAATGAAGTTAACATCTCTCTGCCTTCTTGGATAGAAGAACTTCAAACAAAGCACTGGCTAAGGGAGCAATTTGAAGATGCGGTACGAGAAGTGGTCCAGGGCGTACGTCGCCTCCGTGATATTGACGGAGCAGTGGAAAAGCTGGGCGCTTACGAATTTGTGGAAACCGTGCAACTGGAGAAAATGGACATGGGAACAGGTTCAGCGGGTATTACAGTATCTTCTCAACCCGGTCTATTTTACAAGGTATTAGAAGAAGAAACAGGATTTGAATTGGAAGGTGAGCAGCAACTATTCCGTCTGGTTAAGGAGCTAGCGGTAGCAAAACGCGAATATGATAAGTTTGCTCCTGCTATGGAAGAAGTTATGGAAAACGGATACGGGGTGGTAACACCTAACGTCGAAGAGATGCAGTTAGAAGAACCTGAATTGATTCGGCAGGGTAGCCGGTTCGGCGTCAAACTAAAGGCGGCAGCACCTTCCTTGCACATCATTAAAGCAGACATAACAACGGAAATTACACCGATTATAGGCACTGAGAAACAATGTGAAGAACTGGTAAGCTATATGCTCAATCAATTTGAAGAGAACCCCACTAAGTTTTGGAACTCAGAGATATTTGGAAAATCGGTGAATGACCTCGTTCGCGAGGGAATCCAGAATAAACTCTACCGTATGCCGGAGAACGCCCAGCGAAAATTGCAAGAAACACTTCAGAAAATTGTCAATGAAGGAAGTGGAGGCCTAATTTGTATCATCATTTAA
- a CDS encoding cofactor-independent phosphoglycerate mutase — protein sequence MKYVVLLADGMADESCKELNGKTPLKVANTPHMDWLACKGEIGTAYTIPEGFPPGSDVANLSVMGYSPKIFYTGRSPLEAVSMGIHLDDKDTAFRCNLVTLSEEEDYKEKKMLDYCAGEISSEESAQLIAQINASFASENVRFYPGVSYRHLMVWPSGAENTSLTPPHDISGEKIATYLPEGEGSETLYSLMKNSYSVLKDEPINMARIQKGTNPANSIWLWGQGKKPSLDGFTEKYGLKGAVISAVDLIKGIGICAGMEVLDVPGATGNIHTNFVGKAETALRNLESGLDYVYIHIEAPDEASHQGDLKTKIKAIEKIDEILGQILQGLKIREEFKIMVLPDHPTPMRTRTHSSDPVPFVIYDSRTEKKENRKFNEDTAAEAPLVIAQGHKLMDYFLTK from the coding sequence TTGAAATACGTTGTGCTTTTAGCCGATGGCATGGCCGATGAAAGTTGTAAAGAACTAAACGGAAAGACACCTCTTAAGGTCGCAAATACACCCCATATGGATTGGTTGGCCTGCAAAGGGGAAATAGGCACGGCTTATACTATACCGGAGGGCTTCCCGCCAGGTAGTGACGTTGCCAACCTATCCGTAATGGGTTACAGCCCTAAAATTTTTTATACAGGTCGCTCACCCTTGGAGGCAGTAAGTATGGGCATTCATTTGGATGACAAAGATACTGCTTTCCGGTGCAACCTGGTGACATTGTCCGAAGAGGAAGATTACAAAGAAAAAAAAATGTTGGATTACTGTGCCGGAGAAATATCGTCAGAGGAGTCGGCACAGCTAATTGCACAAATAAATGCATCCTTTGCATCTGAGAATGTTCGTTTTTATCCGGGGGTAAGCTATCGGCATCTAATGGTTTGGCCTTCCGGAGCCGAAAATACTAGTCTTACACCTCCCCATGATATTTCAGGAGAAAAAATAGCTACTTATTTACCTGAAGGTGAAGGCAGTGAGACTTTATACAGTTTAATGAAGAACAGTTATAGTGTGTTAAAAGATGAGCCGATAAACATGGCCCGCATTCAAAAAGGAACCAACCCGGCAAATTCTATCTGGCTCTGGGGGCAGGGTAAAAAACCCAGTTTAGATGGTTTTACAGAGAAGTACGGACTGAAAGGGGCTGTAATTTCGGCAGTAGACTTGATTAAAGGAATTGGTATCTGTGCCGGAATGGAAGTTCTTGATGTGCCGGGGGCCACGGGTAACATACATACCAATTTTGTTGGGAAGGCCGAAACGGCACTGAGAAATTTGGAGAGTGGCCTTGACTATGTTTATATTCACATTGAGGCCCCGGATGAAGCATCGCATCAAGGTGATTTAAAAACTAAAATTAAGGCCATTGAGAAGATTGATGAGATTCTCGGGCAAATACTACAAGGGCTAAAAATACGTGAAGAGTTTAAGATTATGGTTTTGCCAGACCACCCAACTCCCATGCGTACGAGAACTCATTCTTCTGATCCGGTACCTTTTGTCATCTATGATTCTCGAACTGAAAAGAAGGAAAACCGTAAATTTAACGAGGATACGGCCGCGGAGGCGCCCTTGGTAATTGCGCAAGGTCATAAGCTAATGGATTATTTCCTCACCAAATAG
- a CDS encoding MFS transporter → MEHKITNNRKWFLKFTILLYFSTVGIILPYFPLLFSHRGLDSSQIGTLLAIGPFVSTLVQFLWGVVSDRLQTVKKLVIFLLIMGGLSSNLIFSSESFRSLLAAVFIFYAFAWPVIPLLDSLTLATVKETGEGYGSYRLWGSLGFAISALLGGTILKTIGIENVGYLYQGLLCACILMCTLILDTRPSAHRVTFNEAKRILGRKEILVFLFIATLLSTTNKANDAFLGLYIQHLGGSEQAVGWAWTVAPLSEIPIFAFSGYLMTRFHELYLLALASIAFGLRWILFSLVQSPEMLIPVQLLHSLTFGLFFMSAVGYMSRLVPQNLRASGQGLLSTFIGGVAGIFGSYMGGILFSSGPRLLYISLAIVSLCTFWFFYRHYKSTVQKIAAKKTS, encoded by the coding sequence ATGGAACATAAAATAACGAACAATCGCAAATGGTTTTTAAAATTTACTATATTATTATACTTTTCTACGGTGGGTATAATACTGCCTTACTTTCCTCTTTTGTTTTCTCACCGGGGATTGGATAGTAGCCAAATAGGAACTCTTCTGGCCATTGGCCCCTTTGTTTCAACCTTAGTTCAATTTCTTTGGGGAGTAGTAAGCGATCGCCTGCAAACAGTGAAAAAACTTGTTATTTTTCTTCTTATTATGGGAGGCCTGTCCAGCAATCTAATATTTAGTAGTGAGTCCTTCCGTTCCTTGTTGGCGGCGGTTTTTATATTCTACGCATTTGCCTGGCCGGTAATTCCCTTACTTGACAGTCTTACGCTGGCAACGGTAAAGGAAACCGGCGAAGGATATGGAAGTTACCGCTTGTGGGGATCGTTGGGATTTGCCATATCGGCATTATTGGGTGGGACAATACTTAAAACAATTGGCATTGAAAATGTTGGCTACCTTTATCAGGGTCTTCTTTGCGCTTGCATACTTATGTGCACGCTCATACTTGACACCCGGCCGTCGGCACACCGGGTTACATTTAATGAAGCCAAAAGGATTTTGGGTAGAAAGGAAATATTGGTCTTTTTATTTATTGCTACTTTACTGAGCACCACTAACAAAGCTAACGATGCCTTCTTGGGTCTTTATATTCAACATCTTGGCGGGTCAGAACAGGCGGTAGGGTGGGCTTGGACAGTAGCGCCATTAAGTGAAATTCCCATTTTTGCTTTTTCCGGTTATCTAATGACCAGATTTCATGAGTTATATCTTTTAGCGCTGGCATCTATTGCTTTTGGCCTGCGTTGGATCTTGTTCAGCCTGGTGCAGTCACCGGAAATGCTGATACCGGTACAACTGCTGCATAGCTTAACCTTCGGCTTATTTTTTATGTCCGCCGTGGGGTATATGAGCCGGCTTGTGCCTCAGAACTTACGGGCCAGCGGACAAGGATTGCTGTCTACATTTATCGGCGGCGTGGCGGGGATTTTCGGCTCTTATATGGGAGGCATTCTGTTTTCCTCCGGCCCCCGTTTACTCTACATTTCACTAGCCATTGTATCCCTATGTACATTTTGGTTTTTTTACCGGCATTACAAAAGCACAGTGCAAAAAATTGCGGCTAAGAAAACAAGCTAG
- a CDS encoding homoserine dehydrogenase — translation MSDAKISVGLMGIGTVGRGVYRILTDNCANIQRKVGAPVDIEKILVKDLGKDRGLEIEPSKLTTEVADIIDNPDIDLVVELIGGLEPALDYVKRALTNGKSVITANKDMIAMHGKELFELAEANQCDLLFEASVAGGIPIIRPLKECLAANRMQEVMGIINGTTNFMLTKMTAEGSDFNEVLEEAQAKGFAESDPTSDIEGYDAARKLAILSSIAFNSRVTLNDVYVEGITKITSQDITYAQELNYAIKLLAISKETSDGIEVRVHPALIPNHHPLASVNDVFNAIFVRGDAVGDAMFYGQGAGEMPTASAVTADIMDAARACLYNVPSLIGCTCYEEKPVKSMGLTESKYYIRLRVADRPGVLASIAYAFGDKEVSLASVIQEQNEGDEAELVMVTHKVREKNLQEALEMIRHLSSVIDVCNFIRVAGEEQ, via the coding sequence ATGTCAGATGCAAAAATTTCGGTTGGGTTAATGGGAATAGGAACAGTGGGCCGGGGTGTTTACCGCATTCTTACGGACAACTGCGCCAATATCCAGCGTAAAGTTGGCGCACCAGTAGATATTGAAAAAATTCTGGTTAAAGACCTTGGCAAAGACAGAGGCCTGGAAATTGAGCCCAGCAAACTGACAACTGAAGTAGCGGATATTATTGATAATCCTGATATAGATCTGGTTGTTGAATTAATTGGTGGCTTAGAGCCTGCTTTAGATTATGTCAAAAGGGCTCTTACTAATGGCAAGAGTGTGATTACCGCCAATAAAGATATGATTGCAATGCATGGAAAAGAACTTTTTGAACTGGCCGAGGCCAATCAATGTGACCTTTTATTTGAGGCCAGCGTGGCAGGTGGAATACCCATTATTAGACCCTTGAAGGAATGTCTGGCTGCAAATCGCATGCAGGAAGTTATGGGCATAATAAATGGTACCACTAATTTCATGCTTACAAAAATGACAGCTGAGGGCTCTGACTTTAATGAAGTTTTAGAAGAAGCCCAGGCTAAGGGTTTCGCTGAATCAGACCCCACGTCTGACATCGAAGGCTATGATGCCGCGCGCAAGCTGGCCATATTGTCATCGATAGCCTTTAACAGCCGGGTTACGCTAAATGATGTTTACGTGGAAGGAATTACTAAAATTACCTCTCAAGATATTACTTATGCGCAAGAGCTCAATTATGCCATTAAATTGTTAGCAATTTCCAAAGAAACATCAGATGGAATTGAAGTCAGAGTGCACCCTGCTCTGATTCCTAATCATCACCCCCTGGCTTCAGTTAACGACGTATTCAATGCTATTTTTGTCAGGGGAGATGCAGTGGGAGATGCTATGTTTTACGGCCAGGGTGCCGGTGAAATGCCTACTGCCAGTGCCGTTACGGCTGATATAATGGATGCGGCACGGGCTTGTTTATATAATGTTCCCAGCTTAATAGGTTGTACCTGTTATGAAGAAAAACCGGTTAAATCCATGGGATTGACGGAGAGTAAATATTACATTCGCCTGCGAGTTGCCGACCGTCCCGGCGTTCTAGCATCCATTGCATATGCTTTTGGTGACAAAGAAGTAAGCTTAGCATCGGTCATTCAGGAGCAAAACGAAGGTGATGAGGCTGAATTAGTTATGGTAACTCACAAAGTGAGGGAAAAAAACTTACAAGAAGCTCTAGAGATGATACGGCATCTGTCATCAGTAATTGATGTCTGTAACTTTATTCGGGTAGCAGGCGAAGAACAGTAA
- a CDS encoding NlpC/P60 family protein: MLFPPLAQAVPVEPSSEWVHRDPDTGLLKVTQSTTAQYKTKFKAVNTRPEYNTISRAANRPDVRKLLATAKSHLGQPYVYGSAGPSSFDCSGFTLYVFKKVGVNLPHLASAQAKYGSRIDKQDLRPGDLVFFGYHGSRNIEHVGIYVGNGEFIHASSSKGITVTPLAMDYYAKNYRGANRILPS, from the coding sequence ATGCTGTTTCCACCACTGGCACAGGCTGTGCCGGTTGAGCCTTCATCAGAATGGGTGCACAGGGACCCGGATACGGGTCTGCTGAAGGTTACCCAATCTACAACTGCTCAATACAAAACTAAGTTTAAAGCTGTTAACACACGTCCCGAATATAATACAATTTCTCGCGCAGCAAACCGGCCGGATGTCCGAAAGTTATTGGCTACGGCTAAATCTCACTTGGGACAGCCATATGTATACGGATCGGCAGGTCCATCCAGCTTTGATTGTTCGGGCTTTACATTATACGTATTTAAAAAAGTAGGGGTTAATCTGCCACATTTAGCTTCGGCTCAGGCAAAATATGGATCAAGGATTGATAAGCAAGACCTTCGCCCCGGCGACCTGGTATTTTTTGGTTACCATGGTTCCCGAAACATAGAACATGTAGGTATTTATGTTGGAAACGGGGAATTTATTCATGCTTCATCCAGCAAAGGTATTACCGTTACACCGCTGGCTATGGATTATTACGCCAAAAATTACCGAGGGGCCAATAGAATACTGCCGTCGTAA
- a CDS encoding aspartate kinase — protein MLVVQKYGGSSVANPKRIRRVAQRVVEMHRQGHQIIVVVSAMGDTTDKLIELVKEITTNPSEREMDRLLSTGEQVTIALLAMAINSIGEDVISLTGPQVGIKTDSIHSKARIIDIDTGRLQQEINDDKIIVVAGFQGINEENDITTLGRGGSDTTAVAIAASMNADLCEIFTDVDGVYTTDPRMVPEARKLDAITYDEMLELAHLGAVVLHPRAVECAKLYNIPIHVRSSFNHNLGTIVKEVTDMEKDMVVAGIAYDLNVTKIGIFDVPDEPGIAHKIFSSLAEKNVNVDMIIQSAMRNQVNSISFTVSQTDLRHALNVVENIKDDIGYKGYTHDQDVAKVSIVGAGMVSNPGVAAMMFEALALENINLEMISTSDIKVSCIIKKELADIAVKALHKKFNLGEESDSVCCCS, from the coding sequence ATGTTGGTAGTGCAAAAATACGGGGGCAGTAGTGTCGCCAATCCCAAAAGAATCCGCCGTGTTGCCCAAAGAGTGGTGGAGATGCATCGCCAGGGGCACCAAATAATTGTGGTTGTATCCGCCATGGGCGACACTACCGACAAATTAATCGAACTAGTCAAGGAAATCACTACAAATCCCTCGGAACGCGAGATGGACAGGCTGTTGTCGACCGGAGAACAAGTTACAATTGCTTTACTGGCCATGGCTATCAATTCCATCGGAGAAGACGTAATTTCTTTAACCGGCCCGCAGGTGGGTATAAAGACCGACAGTATTCACAGTAAAGCCAGGATTATCGATATTGATACAGGCCGCCTGCAGCAGGAGATAAATGACGATAAAATTATAGTAGTAGCGGGATTTCAAGGAATCAATGAAGAAAACGACATAACCACTCTCGGAAGAGGCGGTTCTGATACCACTGCGGTTGCCATTGCCGCCTCTATGAATGCGGACTTGTGTGAAATATTCACCGACGTGGACGGAGTCTATACCACTGACCCGCGGATGGTTCCGGAAGCCCGGAAACTGGACGCCATAACTTACGATGAAATGTTGGAACTCGCGCACTTAGGGGCTGTTGTTCTTCACCCCCGCGCTGTTGAGTGCGCTAAATTGTACAATATACCAATCCATGTGCGCTCCAGTTTTAACCATAATTTAGGAACCATTGTTAAGGAGGTAACCGACATGGAAAAGGACATGGTTGTAGCCGGTATAGCATATGATCTAAACGTTACCAAGATTGGAATTTTTGATGTTCCCGACGAACCAGGTATAGCTCACAAGATATTCAGCTCACTGGCGGAAAAGAATGTAAATGTGGATATGATTATTCAAAGCGCTATGCGCAACCAGGTAAATAGCATCTCCTTTACCGTTTCTCAAACTGATCTACGACATGCACTTAACGTGGTGGAAAACATAAAAGATGATATTGGTTATAAAGGTTACACCCACGATCAGGACGTGGCCAAAGTTTCTATCGTAGGCGCCGGAATGGTCAGCAATCCCGGGGTCGCTGCCATGATGTTCGAAGCACTTGCTTTGGAAAACATAAATTTAGAAATGATATCCACATCTGACATAAAAGTTTCTTGTATTATTAAAAAAGAGCTGGCAGATATAGCGGTTAAGGCGCTGCACAAGAAATTCAATCTGGGAGAAGAAAGCGATTCTGTTTGCTGCTGTAGCTAG
- a CDS encoding homoserine kinase, producing the protein MVRVQVPASTANLGPGFDCLGMALKLFNIVEMSETNLGLSIEVTGEGKSYIPRDTTNVVYTCAQQVFKTVGYNPKGLRIRLHNNIPMSRGLGSSAAAIIGGLVAANVISGGTLNPVQLLRIAIQIEGHPDNVTPALFGGITVYAHTDEEVKYLKIDPPSGLKAVVSIPDFTLSTKDAREALPKQISLEDAVFNIGRTALLVASLQRGDLNLLSVAMEDRLHQSYRAGLIPGMRKVFAAARLAGAKGVALSGAGPTLIALTDKNPDLIAKVMKETFLQSGVTAKSVVLDPSLTGARALEIKN; encoded by the coding sequence GTGGTCCGCGTTCAGGTACCGGCCAGCACTGCTAATCTAGGTCCCGGTTTTGATTGCCTGGGAATGGCACTTAAACTGTTTAACATTGTAGAAATGTCAGAAACCAATTTAGGTCTAAGCATAGAAGTGACAGGGGAAGGAAAGAGTTATATCCCGCGGGATACTACCAATGTTGTTTATACTTGTGCCCAGCAGGTATTTAAGACAGTGGGATATAACCCTAAAGGTTTGAGAATACGCCTGCATAACAATATTCCTATGTCCAGAGGGCTCGGAAGTAGTGCCGCAGCAATTATTGGCGGGCTGGTGGCGGCAAATGTTATTTCAGGCGGCACACTAAACCCGGTGCAATTATTAAGGATTGCGATTCAAATAGAAGGACACCCTGATAATGTTACCCCCGCCCTATTCGGGGGCATAACAGTTTATGCCCATACCGATGAAGAAGTAAAGTATTTAAAAATTGATCCCCCCTCAGGGTTAAAAGCTGTGGTTAGTATACCGGACTTTACTCTTTCCACTAAAGATGCCCGAGAGGCACTGCCCAAACAAATCAGCCTTGAAGATGCGGTATTTAACATTGGCCGGACGGCCTTATTAGTAGCTTCTTTGCAAAGGGGAGACCTTAATTTGCTGTCCGTGGCTATGGAAGACAGATTACATCAGAGCTACAGGGCCGGTCTCATACCTGGTATGAGAAAAGTATTTGCCGCTGCCCGGCTTGCCGGTGCCAAGGGTGTTGCCTTAAGCGGCGCAGGACCTACTCTAATCGCCCTTACTGATAAAAACCCGGATCTTATTGCCAAGGTAATGAAAGAAACCTTTTTGCAAAGCGGGGTAACGGCCAAATCCGTTGTTCTTGACCCTAGTCTTACCGGAGCTAGAGCACTGGAAATAAAGAACTAG
- the plsY gene encoding glycerol-3-phosphate 1-O-acyltransferase PlsY, producing MVSFLAVMAGYLIGSLPVGYVIAQAKGFDIREHGSGNIGTTNVWRNLGPVPGIITLIGDILKGVLALLLGTHVGGQNLGLLCGLAAIAGHSWPLFLRFKGGKIIATSLGVLIGFSYETALLAAAVWLITVAISKYVSLGSIIAAISVPIWMLVLKLDLPYLIFGTSAAVFAIFKHRSNMKRILAGTEFKVGQSKKL from the coding sequence ATGGTTTCTTTTCTGGCAGTTATGGCCGGATACCTGATCGGTTCACTGCCGGTAGGTTACGTCATTGCCCAAGCAAAAGGATTCGACATCAGGGAGCATGGAAGCGGCAACATTGGAACCACCAACGTTTGGCGCAATTTAGGCCCTGTTCCCGGCATTATAACGCTAATTGGTGATATTTTAAAGGGTGTTTTGGCTCTCCTGCTCGGAACACACGTAGGGGGGCAAAATCTCGGTCTGCTATGCGGTCTTGCCGCCATTGCCGGGCATAGTTGGCCACTTTTTTTACGTTTCAAGGGTGGGAAAATAATCGCTACCAGCCTGGGAGTTTTGATTGGTTTTTCCTACGAAACTGCGCTGCTTGCTGCCGCTGTATGGTTAATTACCGTAGCAATTAGTAAATATGTATCTTTAGGTTCCATAATTGCTGCTATTTCAGTACCTATTTGGATGCTTGTACTGAAACTTGATCTGCCGTATTTAATTTTTGGCACTTCTGCTGCAGTATTTGCTATTTTTAAACATCGTTCCAATATGAAGAGAATTCTTGCCGGCACAGAGTTTAAGGTCGGTCAAAGTAAAAAATTGTAA